The Parambassis ranga chromosome 4, fParRan2.1, whole genome shotgun sequence genome includes the window CCTGAACAGAGCTGTCATCCTGTGAAGGTGCGCCCTGCTAACCTTAACATTAGCCACCTTTCATCATCTACCAAGTCCGTATTAGCTACACTGAAAACCGCCCGTCAACATTACACAGGAAATTAAAGGACTGTCTTCATACGTGACAGTAAACAGTTGATTTTTAACACTGACATTCATAAGTCAAACAGCACAGGCGGCCATTGAAGCCGGTATCCGGCAGGCGTGAGTGCTAACCTCTCCGGGTTAGCATTATAGCAAGAGGCTCCATTCAGCTAGGcgctagccagctagctagctagctagcctcGGCTAATAGCAGCCTGGAGGCTTCCTGTAAACCAATAAATATTCATTCGTTTACACAAAACGtatttttaaaaaggaaaaaaatgcccTCACTGACAGCCCGACTGTCAGCCAGCGTCAGCGGTACTTACTGCTCTGTTTTCGGTCCTTTCGGTGTGAAACCAGGCCGGTGGGCACAACGCGTGTTTCTCCAGCCGTGAGTGACAAcgggaagaaggaggaggaggaagcaagGAGCAGCGGTGATTGTGTGATGGGATGGGGGAAGGGAGTCATGATTCATTCATGTTTCCTTATGTTCCGTGTTTTATTTCCACTGACACTCACTGATATGTTCTATGTGACCTTCACTGTTCCTTTAACTAcatgaaaaatgacatttaaagcaCCGTTATTCATTATTTCTAACCTTTGTTCTAGTCTGAGAGGCTGTTACTCTTTATGACATGTTGTATACTCACACTGTGGCAGAAAGAACAAGTTAATAATGTATTCTGTTAAATACAAATTCATATTTCATAGATTTGTCCCATGATATGACATTTTAAGACCTCTGAGCTCTTTATCATTGTGGTTAATGACTTTGAAGTGTGGTAATATTGTGTTATTTGTAAGAATTTGTGCTACCAAAAGTTTGTTTAATGGCTGATTTAAAAACTTTAGAGGAATGCACACTGAGCACTTGTTAACATGACACTTTATAGAGGTGGATTCTACACACTTGGCATCGTAGGTCGTAAATATATTTGTACACAAAAGTCATCTACAGCTGGGACAGAAAGTATCGCTGCACAGCTGCGATCAAGTAAATCCATCGACACATTTGTGACCCACTACGTACTCTGTGTTCATAACAATCCGATCAGTGGCTGTAAGGCAGGAAAAGGCCGGTGAAGATATTCATATTTATACTCGCAAAATTGGAACATGGGCTCCGCCTCACTTGCGTTACTGACTTAATCCAACAGAAaggattgtttgtgtgtgtgtgttgcaggttagATCATTTCAAGACATTATCCACTCACATCATTTTCTTCTGGTCAGagacatgaaaagaaaagaatgtgaCAAAGTGGAATAAAAATCGTCCTTTTTTGTGGCCCAGTTAAAGTCTGATGATTAGTTCTTAAAggcaaccagcagcagcagctgtcacttCCTGCTTCCCGCCGCCGACTTTCGGCCCAGTTCTCTGGCTCTCTCTGTGGCAGACTCCACGGCGCTTATGGTGGACGCCCTCACGCCGCCCTGCTCCAGCGTGTGCAGCCCGTAGATGGTCGTCCCGCCCGGGGTGCAGACTTCAGAGCGGAGCTGAGCTGGATGTTTCCCTGAGTCACGCAGCAACCTCCCTGCACCCTGCAACAACATGGCACTGATGAGCTGTAAGTgtacacattattatttttgttaacACATGAAGTGCACACTGACCAGGACGGTCTGAGATGCGATGCTGTGGGCCAGAGCGCTCGGCATGCCCATTTTAACAGCTCCTTCTGCCAGCGCCTCAGCAAACAGGTAAACCTGCAAAAATAACAACATGATCAGAACACAACAAAAacctttttctgctctgttaCATGCTTCCTCTTCATAAATGTTCAGTTATGTTGATGTCTTAAGGACATAAAGGCCTGGAAGACTTTAGACTTCagctgtcattgtttttggtCCTAAACACCTCAGGGTCATGTTGTTACTCTGCGTGGCCTTACTTTGGACTGTGAGGAACCTGGGAGTCACCTTTGACCCTTTACTGCACACACTAAACCCACATCTGAAGCAGCCTCTTTTCAGCGTCCTCTCTTAGAGTGATGCTaaagactgagaagcagcttcagcaacagactcctgctgccccgctgctctaaggaacggtacaggaagtcattcctgctgtccgccatcagactctatacctcctctgtgactgtcagagctgtgctcacaaacctggactaaagcatcatcacaggtgtacttcaaacttctcagttacattaactgtgtttttatcttcatTTTGATCTgcttttatatgtgtgtgtatgtacatattcgtttttttgttgctgccatgtgtgtgtatgtgtatataagagtttttgcttgtgtttattgtatttattgttctttgatatgctgctactacaacttaattttcCCATGGGGATTAAtgaagttaatcttaatcttaaacacATCCATGCTTGTGTCACTTCTAGGCTGGATCACAGACATAGTTATACTCATTTTGTAGGATTGGCTAAAActagctatgctgctataggcttATGTGGCTGGGAGACCCGGACGTGATCTGAGTTGAATCAGGGTTAGTGTGAAGACCTCTGGGCTTCATGAGGGTCCTCTGTGGgtgtactgtgtttttttacccTCCTTCTGTCTCACAGGTTGCCTGATTGGTGCTGGACATAGCACAGGAAGTTGGAAGTCGGCCTCTACCTCCTATTAGACCCACAGTCCTCACTACTTTTCCTCCCAGACGGtactttttctttgtgtttgggtCTTTAGTTTCTGTATTATAGCTTATTTAAagtatttcttttgtttctagCTAAGACTCATCCATTTTGTCAACCAACACTTATGTTTAGTCCCACACTCTGTCTTTGTTATGGTCTCTAAACTAAACCAAAACAGTCAGTTCATGTGCAGGCGACAGCTGATGAGGCATAAAAACAATCCAACACATGCAACATTTTCAAAGCAGGATATCAGCAGCAGTTGTGTAACTGTGTATGAATTATGTAGGTCTTTATAGAAATCATGCAACTTCGTGACTCACAAAAGCGACTCCACTCCCACTCAGTCCGGTGTGGATGTCAATCCAGGCCTCCGGTCCCTCCTCCACCAAACCGCAGCGATGCAGCAGGGAGCGAAGCAGAGCGCCATCTTCCTGCTTGGCGTGGGATCCCCgtgcaaacagcagagcacCTTCCTGAACCACACACGGCAGGTTCGGCATCAGCCGGATGGCCACCGAGTTCTCCGGCAGGAGCTTCAGATAAAAAACACAAGTCACAAGGTCTTTACACTGTGGACAAACCAGCGTTAAGTTAaaagctgcaggctgcagccgtCACCTCTTCTAATGTGGCCAGAGTGACTCCCGCCGCCACAGACACAATGACGTGTCTGTCAGTGACGTGTTGCGAGACCTCACTGAGCACCTGTGGGACCAGGTGAGGTTTGACCGCGACAAAGACCACGTCTGAGCTGCCCACCACCTCGACGTTGGAGTGAGTTACAGAGATGCCCAGCTCCTGAAGGCAACAAAGAGAAGACAACGTCTTATTGATCAGCTCTTGGACGTACTGGTAACCTCCACAAGTGGACAGCGTTCAGTACAACACCACCGTCGGATCTCTTTACTCACTTTACATGCAAATCAACATGCACATCCTTTGGGAAGCATCTCTACACAAAGTAATGTTATTACTGAAGAAATTTTGGCCGTGTGTCGATGCCTGCCTATCTCCATAGCAACAGAGAAGGGCCAGATTTACAGTGGACTGGTTTGCAGGTTATGCGTGCATTCACACGAAACCTGATCCTAGAAACAGAAGCCATGACTGACTCGCTGTCCTGCAAATTAACTCACAACTGagaagtaaataaaataaataaacagtacCTGAAAGCGCCCCAAGTTCCTGGAGGAAGGTGCGCCGACTTTAACGTTTACAGGAAGAACATTTCCTACAATGAGAAAATAAAGTAAGACCAGCATCATACTTTACAGCCCCTACAAACCTTTTTTCCACAGAATCTTCTGGAGTGTAAACAGTTAATTTTTGATTAAGTTTTTACTGAGATGTCTAAAATAAAGTTTGGGTAATTTTAACCTGAAAATTAGATTTTAGGAGATAGAagcacacatgatgcattcaaggaccacagAAGAGTCCACTATAGTTCCTATTTTCACACTAACCTcctacagggctctagactaactttttgcactggttgcaccggtgcgcctaacctttttttcttgggtgcaccggcacaaaagttaggtgcaccgcatcacacatcacacagcagtttgttttttaaatgctgtccatatatgttatggatcaggccttaacttgacacctatcctaacgcagaagttcttttcatcttctctcatcatctgcagctacatctactgtttacctgacggcctcgcagggctgtagccaaagttttagaaatactgaggtccaaaaattgatctctaggaaatatgaacgggcttaataatgacatatcatcctaaactgactttggaccttgtttaatgaacacaggtaaataaaaataaacaaatacatgtaccgatagtactcattcaaattatggacaaactatccaacaagtctgcctgtcagaaatccatgatgaagattcaaagttacagcactcttcatttccctgtttgctttctctctgtattttctggctgtcgctcctcacttatctatctggcaatgggaattaaaaattatttaaattatatacacctttatttatttaatagctgtgattgagattcacgtttctaatgcagctatagtacttcttctctcatcttcctcacctctcttcctctctgcctctgtctcctctctttctaaagctgagctccagctgaca containing:
- the pycr3 gene encoding pyrroline-5-carboxylate reductase 3 isoform X1, whose protein sequence is MDESGIKKQNWDVKETELFLEILKELDMKKCLDGRKVRNNKLFKVAHRRMTAAGYHRSVDQLKFRWKLLKSAYYKCKREPDSTAATKIQGWWRYEKTMVAIMESRHPLVGAGVHSDRNDEVTEDSDGEASMLHWPQQQPCTDNTTQNLDLIIKMDPEMDSQLKIGFIGAGNMAFGIAKGILSGNVLPVNVKVGAPSSRNLGRFQELGISVTHSNVEVVGSSDVVFVAVKPHLVPQVLSEVSQHVTDRHVIVSVAAGVTLATLEELLPENSVAIRLMPNLPCVVQEGALLFARGSHAKQEDGALLRSLLHRCGLVEEGPEAWIDIHTGLSGSGVAFVYLFAEALAEGAVKMGMPSALAHSIASQTVLGAGRLLRDSGKHPAQLRSEVCTPGGTTIYGLHTLEQGGVRASTISAVESATERARELGRKSAAGSRK
- the pycr3 gene encoding pyrroline-5-carboxylate reductase 3 isoform X2, whose translation is MDPEMDSQLKIGFIGAGNMAFGIAKGILSGNVLPVNVKVGAPSSRNLGRFQELGISVTHSNVEVVGSSDVVFVAVKPHLVPQVLSEVSQHVTDRHVIVSVAAGVTLATLEELLPENSVAIRLMPNLPCVVQEGALLFARGSHAKQEDGALLRSLLHRCGLVEEGPEAWIDIHTGLSGSGVAFVYLFAEALAEGAVKMGMPSALAHSIASQTVLGAGRLLRDSGKHPAQLRSEVCTPGGTTIYGLHTLEQGGVRASTISAVESATERARELGRKSAAGSRK